A window from Hymenobacter volaticus encodes these proteins:
- a CDS encoding GNAT family N-acetyltransferase, whose amino-acid sequence MPAVDIRSISPADTYALRHQVLWPDKPLDYVKVENDAAGLHFGAFVKDALVAVISLFVENTEARFRKFATHPHYQRQGIGSALLQHVMAEARRHDATHIWCDARQDSAEFYARFGLLPQGSVFYKGPIPYVRMGREL is encoded by the coding sequence ATGCCCGCCGTTGACATTCGCTCCATTAGCCCCGCCGATACGTACGCGCTGCGCCACCAGGTGCTATGGCCCGACAAGCCGCTAGACTACGTGAAAGTGGAAAATGATGCGGCGGGTCTGCACTTTGGGGCTTTCGTGAAAGATGCGCTAGTGGCCGTTATTTCGCTTTTCGTAGAAAACACCGAAGCCCGTTTTCGCAAATTTGCTACGCACCCCCACTACCAGCGGCAAGGCATCGGCAGCGCCCTGCTGCAACACGTTATGGCCGAAGCGCGCCGCCACGATGCCACCCACATCTGGTGCGACGCCCGCCAAGACAGCGCCGAATTCTACGCCCGTTTTGGGCTGCTGCCTCAAGGATCCGTCTTTTATAAAGGCCCGATTCCTTATGTGCGAATGGGCCGCGAACTGTAG